One genomic segment of Oncorhynchus kisutch isolate 150728-3 linkage group LG15, Okis_V2, whole genome shotgun sequence includes these proteins:
- the LOC109905891 gene encoding P2Y purinoceptor 12: protein MDSTTGFSLTPVNHNHTNSSCSRDNVLKTVVFPVLYSLLFLLGLSLNGLAVWVFFSIPSRSHFIIYLKNIVVADVLMTLTFPFKVLSDSNMASVGLRVFVCRVSSVLFYLTMYISILFFGLISIDRCRKTLQPFKGTNAAHLSHRKLLSGVIWCSLLALSLPNMVLTSRSPTSVYFKCSDLKTAAGLHWHEVVNHVCQVIFWGNLVTVIVCYALITKELYSSYARASAYRAGGASRAGTGKGQRQPQRKTVSSNVFLVLAVFFVCFVPFHFSRVPYTMSQTRGRMFDCNLKLFFFQLKESTLWLSSLNSLLDPLIYFFLCKSFRTTLFKTLRLPPGTCSWLTGRGPDPNTGSTPLGDSSACL from the exons ATGGACAGCACAACAGGATTCTCCCTGACCCCTGTCAATCACAACCACACCAACAGCAGCTGTTCCCGTGACAACGTGCTGAAGACTGTGGTGTTTCCTGTTCtctactccctcctcttcctgttGGGCCTGTCCCTCAACGGCCTGGCAGTGTGGGTGTTCTTCAGCATCCCCAGCCGCTCCCACTTCATCATCTACCTCAAGAACATCGTGGTGGCCGACGTCCTCATGACCCTCACCTTCCCCTTCAAG GTGCTGTCTGACTCCAACATGGCGTCCGTGGGTCTGCGTGTCTTCGTCTGTCGTGTCTCCTCTGTGCTCTTCTATCTCACCATGTACATCAGCATCCTGTTCTTTGGCCTCATCAGCATCGACCGCTGCAGGAAGACCCTCCAGCCATTCAAGGGGACCAACGCGGCTCATCTGTCCCACAGGAAACTGCTCTCTGGGGTTATCTGGTGCTCCCTGCTGGCCCTCTCCCTGCCCAACATGGTCCTGACCAGCCGCAGCCCCACCTCAGTCTACTTCAAATGCAGTGATCTGAAGACGGCGGCTGGGCTGCATTGGCATGAGGTGGTCAACCATGTGTGCCAGGTCATCTTCTGGGGCAACCTGGTGACGGTGATAGTGTGTTATGCCCTCATCACCAAAGAGCTGTATAGTTCCTACGCCCGCGCCAGCGCTTACCGTGCTGGTGGAGCCAGCAGAGCTGGTACTGGTAAAGGGCAGCGCCAGCCCCAGAGAAAGACTGTGAGTTCAAACGTCTTCCTGGTGCTGGCTGTGTTCTTTGTGTGCTTCGTGCCGTTCCACTTCTCCCGCGTACCGTACACCATGAGCCAGACCCGGGGACGCATGTTTGACTGTAACCTCAAGCTGTTCTTCTTCCAATTAAAGGAGAGTACACTCTGGCTGTCCTCCCTCAACTCCCTCCTGGACCCTCTCATCTACTTCTTCCTCTGTAAGTCCTTCAGGACCACCCTGTTCAAGACGCTCCGTCTCCCACCTGGGACCTGTAGCTGGCTCACTGGGAGAGGGCCGGACCCCAACACAGGCAGTACCCCTCTGGGAGACTCCTCTGCTTGTCTGTAG
- the LOC109904932 gene encoding P2Y purinoceptor 13-like, with amino-acid sequence MTSNLTSPLFLLDCGSFNYHDLDVVIPCLYFAMFPLALMLNGVASWVSLHLSSTSTFMVYLKNLLAADLLMTLTMPIVAASKLPTSSVGLRLFSCRYSGVIFYTCMYTSITLLGLISLDRFFKIVRPCGRLLGQNLVFGKVLSVSVWVALFGATALPTIILTNQGASNKTDASCMSMKSPAGVRLHTVVVVFMDVLFWAVSILVVVCYMCITNKVLQSFRNSGSENSQGKQKTKVRVFLVLVVFSVCFIPFHIMRIPRTIQQTNNVNGCSQVSINIAQKVTLWLSTVNICLDPLLYFFLCREFKEKLMGMLNRKGTPSQITSGTT; translated from the coding sequence ATGACATCTAACCTGACATCCCCCCTGTTTCTTCTGGACTGTGGCTCTTTCAATTATCACGACCTAGATGTGGTTATCCCATGTCTGTACTTTGCAATGTTCCCGCTAGCCTTGATGTTGAATGGGGTCGCGTCCTGGGTCTCcctgcacctgagctcaacctCCACCTTCATGGTGTATCTGAAGAACCTTTTGGCCGCTGACCTTCTCATGACCCTGACCATGCCTATTGTGGCGGCCAGTAAACTTCCTACGTCATCTGTGGGGTTACGACTGTTCTCCTGTCGCTACTCAGGTGTCATCTTCTACACATGCATGTACACAAGCATCACTCTACTGGGCCTCATCAGTCTGGACCGCTTCTTCAAGATCGTCAGGCCCTGTGGCAGGTTGTTGGGTCAGAACCTGGTCTTCGGTAAggtactgtctgtctctgtgtgggtggCGCTGTTTGGCGCCACTGCTCTCCCTACCATTATCCTGACCAATCAGGGTGCCAGCAACAAGACGGATGCCTCCTGTATGTCCATGAAGAGCCCAGCCGGGGTCAGACTTCACACAGTGGTGGTTGTGTTCATGGATGTCTTGTTCTGGGCCGTAAGCATACTGGTTGTAGTTTGCTACATGTGCATCACCAACAAGGTCCTCCAGTCCTTCAGAAATTCCGGCAGCGAAAACAGTCAGGGCAAGCAAAAGACAAAGGTCCGTGTCTTCCTGGTTCTGGTCGTGTTCTCTGTGTGCTTCATTCCATTCCACATCATGCGGATCCCACGGACCATTCAGCAGACCAACAATGTCAACGGCTGTTCTCAAGTCTCCATCAACATCGCTCAAAAGGTGACCCTGTGGCTGTCCACCGTCAACATCTGCCTGGACCCACTCCTCTACTTCTTCCTGTGCAGGGAGTTCAAAGAGAAACTTATGGGGATGCTGAACAGAAAAGGGACACCTTCACAAATAACATCAGGCACCACATAG
- the LOC109905892 gene encoding P2Y purinoceptor 13-like yields the protein MFFLNFTDSSKLVATMASHSPPKDCGFNEDTLNMAISSLYFLLFIPALIINGVAVWVCMQLRSTSTFMVYLKNLLAADLLMTLTIPVKAANILPSAPLALKAFACRYSDVIFYHCMYMSIILLGLISLDRFFKIVRPCGRLLGQNLVFGKVLAASIWVVLLSTAVIPTMILTNQDPTNKTELFCMAMKSNAGQDFHSGLVKLNKAIFWVVCVLICFCYICIARKVFQSYRKSGSSNDEGRHKTKVRVFLVLVVFLTCFGPYHAVRLPYTLLQVTSTTSCTKVTLQISKEFTLWMSAMNVCLDPLIYFFLCKSFRITLFKTLCLPPGTCSWLTGRGPNTIEDQTPTQEGDSCACTEN from the exons ATGTTTTTTCTCAACTTCACCG ATTCCTCAAAATTAGTAGCCACAATGGCATCACATTCCCCTCCAAAGGACTGTGGCTTTAATGAAGATACCTTAAATATGGCTATATCAAGTCTCTACTTCCTGTTGTTCATCCCGGCCCTCATCATCAATGGGGTAGCAGTCTGGGTCTGCATGCAACTTCGTTCAACATCCACCTTCATGGTGTATCTGAAGAACCTTCTGGCCGCTGACCTTCTCATGACCCTGACCATCCCTGTCAAAGCAGCCAATATCCTGCCCAGTGCTCCTCTGGCTCTGAAGGCCTTTGCCTGTCGCTACTCTGATGTTATTTTCTACCACTGTATGTACATGAGCATCATTCTGTTGGGCCTCATCAGTCTGGACCGCTTCTTCAAGATCGTCAGGCCCTGTGGCAGGTTGTTGGGTCAGAACCTTGTCTTCGGCAAAGTGTTGGCTGCTTCCATCTGGGTGGTGCTGTTGTCCACTGCTGTCATTCCAACCATGATCCTGACCAATCAGGATCCCACAAACAAGACTGAACTATTCTGTATGGCAATGAAGAGCAATGCAGGACAAGATTTCCACAGTGGCTTGGTCAAATTAAACAAAGCAATCTTCTGGGTGGTGTGTGTTCTTATTTGTTTCTGCTACATATGCATAGCAAGGAAGGTTTTTCAATCATACAGGAAATCAGGAAGCAGCAATGACGAAGGTAGGCATAAGACCAAAGTGCGTGTGTTTTTGGTTCTGGTGGTTTTCCTGACGTGTTTCGGACCCTACCACGCCGTACGGCTCCCCTACACCTTGCTTCAGGTTACCTCAACAACCAGCTGCACTAAGGTTACCTTACAGATCTCTAAGGAGTTCACCTTGTGGATGTCAGCCATGAACGTCTGTCTGGACCCTCTCATCTACTTCTTCCTGTGTAAGTCCTTCAGGATCACCTTGTTCAAGACGCTCTGTCTCCCACCTGGGACCTGTAGCTGGCTCACTGGGAGAGGACCCAACACAATAGAGGATCAGACCCCAACACAGGAGGGAGACTCCTGTGCCTGTACAGAAAATTAA